From Prevotella sp. oral taxon 299 str. F0039:
GTGGTGGGCGATGTGCGCACAAAGATCAACCTCAATAAGTTAGAAGCAGCAAAAGAGGTGGCAAAAACAACCAAAACCGTATATAATATCAGTAAAGAAACCCGCCAAGCCATCGAGAGTAGAAAGCAGAACTTCCGCCAAGACCTTGATGTTCGTGGACTTCGAGGCGATGAGGCACTAACAAAAGTAATGTATTTTATTGATGATGCCACTTTGGTAGGTATGCCTCGAGTGCGTATTTTGCATGGAACGGGAAACGGAATCTTGCGCACACTCATTCGACAATATCTCAATACCATTCCTGCCATCTCATCTTTTAAAGACGAACATGTGCAGTTTGGTGGAGCAGGAATCACCGTTGTAGATTTCGATTAAAGGCTTATAGCAATATAAGTGGTATCTATAAAACAAGCAGCAAGGCATTTAAAAGAACGTTTCTGCTTGTTCTTTTATATAATCTTTGATGATGATTTGTTTTTAAGTAAAAGTCGTAAAACAATGGCTAGGGTGAAATTTTATAATGAGAGAAGATTTCATGAATCGTTAGATAATCTTACACCTATAGACGTATATTTAGGGCAAGAGGAGAAATCAAAAAGATAAGAGAAATAATAAAGCAAAATTCTATCAATAAAAGAATTCTTGATAATAGAACAATGAACTATCAGAGTAAATAACTATATTTGCAGTTGTGCACTTTTGTTTGACAACGTACAAATAGAATCTATTTCCATATTTACATCTATACAGTGTAGACCTATATGTTCTATAACGGAGTTCCATTGGGATTTCTTTGCATTTTCAGACGTCCACCTTAAAACACTTACAGGTTGAAGGATGTCTAGAATGTATGCCAATACGACACTACTTTCATCGTTAATTTCAACTAGAATTGAATTAGGAGATTCTACTTCATTCGTAGTTTCAAACCGGCAAAGGATTACTATTCCTCTATTTAGCCGTTCTATAATAGGAATATACATACGATACTCTTCTACATTATCGGCATAACATACAGGCAATCTTTTAAAACGGGTCAATACAATCTCCCAAATTTTATTGTTTACGATTGTGGTAGCAGTAGTTTGATTCATAAATCGATTTATTTGAGAATACCAGCATTTGTATCCTTATTATCTAGCTCTACATCTTGAGCCTTTGATTTCAGACCATGATCCCACCTCCACGAGAAAGTAAGGAGAATATGGTTACCCGCCTCAGGGTTGCGTTGATATAACATCTTTCGCACAACATTATTCGTTGTTATGACACTACTATTCGTTCCAGTAGATTGCAAAGGTTGCTCCCATACCAATCCTAATTGATAGTTCTTCCACTTGTACATCGCGCTAAGAGAGCTAGCGTATTCATTGTACCAAATACTCTCAGCGTGTAGGGCATTGTAGCGACTACGTATGTTAGCCGAGAGATAAAGCTTACCTAAATAACTCTCAACTCCCAAATTGCCAAAGAAAAAACCACGGCGATTATTGTAAAGTTCGCTATCAGCGTGGTAGTGAATGTAACTTCCCGTGCCACTCAATACCAGTTTATTTTGAAATAATGTATAGCGCAAATATGCCGTCAAAACCAATTGTTTGAAGTTACGTTGATTTCCGACACCATTGTCAAAAAAGACGTGTTCATTCTCTTCTTCCGTACGAGTTAGGGTTGGCATAATTGCATTTTTGTTGTACGCATATACCCCTTGTAACATAGCATAGCACTTTTGATTGTAATAAGCTAACGTTAGCGAATGCTCAATGTGATTAAATGGCTTCAAACCAGAATTTCCCATGCGACGCTCCCATTGGTCAATCTGATACGCAGTATTATTCATAGAACTCAGGGCTGGAAGACGAGATGCAAGATTGAAATCATACCCCAAACTCAAACGTTGATTGATGTCATAGTTGAGTTTACCGCTTGGGCTAAACATCTGCTTGTGGTAACGATCACTTTGTTGTTTGTAATACTGATCTTCTATGGCCAAATTTGCACTGCCTGAAAATTTTCCCCATCGACCATCTAGCTGAACGTAGGCCTTAGAGCTAATGTTTATCATCTTTCCTTCGTTAGATGCGCTACTCGTATAGTGGTTTTTTGTGTGCTCATAGAAGGAATGTATACCAGAAGTCAAACTACCCCATTCGAAATCCTTGCTGTATCTCGCTTCTCCAATAACAGATGATTTCTTTCCTTCCACACCATAGCTAGTTTGAAAACCATTGTCCTCTTGGTTATAACGATAATCGTAGTCTGAGTTGATAGACGTACCCACCGCATTAAACATAAGTACCTGCTTGTTAGGTAGATATTTCTTGAAATACAAGTTGAGCGCATTTGAATTATATTCGTCTCGATTATGGGTGTGATAAATGTAGTCGCTCTTTCCGGTTTCGCGAACGAGGAACGACTTTTTCAGCTTAGGAGTACGATGCGATGTGATATAGCCTTGTACCTGAAACACGAAATTGTTTGGCTGTGTAAAATTGTATTTAAGCGTTGTACCGTGCGTAGCCGATAGAGTACGCGTCAATAGACTTTGTTGTTCAATCTTATGCCAAGAATTATTTGGTAAGAGATATTGTCGTAATTCTTCTGATTCTTGGCGTGAATAGTTTTGGTAGTCTTCATTTTGATTAATGGAGAACTGGGATTTATCACGAATGTAAGTGGCAAATATATTGTTGTTTCCTCTCTTGAAAAGGATAGAATTGGTGGTGTTCATTCCCAATGATATTCCATTTCTAGCTTGTTTGAGTACGATATTAATTGCCATTGCGAGTTGATCACCATACCTCATACCTGGTTTACGTACGACTTCCACGTATCGTATCTGTTTAGGGTCTAACACTGCCACTTCATTGGCATCGGCAGGGATGTCATTAATTAATATCGCCACCCCGCCCGAAGGATCAAGAGAGCCTATGGTGCGATTAAAAGGATTAATATCCAATAGTGGAATGGGGAGTTTTTGTAATAAATCCAGTCCTCCTCCCGAGGTCTCTGTTTGTTGCTTTGAGGGATAGATAGCTTGCTTGTCGGCTGTAAAAACATTGCGACGGATGCTAACAGTGACTCCTTTCAGCTGCACACTTTGAGGAGACATTATTAGTGTGCCTAAAGATAAAGATGCTTCCTTGTTTACCTGTACTTCTGCAATGTAGTCTGCATACCCTATATGTGTGCATACAAGAGTGTAATTGCCCGGATTGACACCCTTCAGAATGAATGTTCCATCAGAAAGAGATTGTGTTCCTTCCATTACTTGTGTTCCTTCCAGTGTGCGCATAGTTATGTTTACGCCAACAATAGGGGTGTTAGATGAGTCTGTTACAACTCCTTGTATATCGGCTGCTTGTAGGCAGATAGAATACAGGTTAGATAAGAGAAAGATAGAAACTATTTTCATTATAGTAATGCTTTAAGTCTTTTGGTTATTGCGTTATATCTTTCGAACTTTTGATTCAGGTTCTCGAATAATTGTGTTATATTCCCAGCGCGAGAATTGCACTCCGTAACGTCGGAGTACCCAAACTCACTCTGTACAGAAATAAACGGCCATATGACAAGTTTATTGTACGTTGTCAAACAAAAGTGCACAACTGCAAATGTAGTTATTTACTTTGATATCTCATTGTTGTATTATTAAAAAATCTTTTATTGATTGAATTTTGCTTTATTATTTCTCGTATTTTTTTTGATTTTTTTCCTTGTCATAAATATACGTCTTTGGGTGTAAGATTATCCAACTATTCATGAAACCTTCTCTCATTATAATATTTCACCCACCCATCGATAGCCTTTTCCAGTTCAGAGGGGTAGAAATAATGATTTAGCTTAATTATATTTTTCATTGATCTGTGATATCGTTCTACCTTTCCTTGTGCCTGCAGATGTATGGGATTGCCATAGTTGTGCTTGATATTATATTTCTTACAGGGATACTTACGACAGAGCTCGGCAATACTATGCACGTAATGGATTCCTTCCATTACAATTAAAACCTTTTGTTCTGAAGTGAAAAATCGTTTAGTGTTACGACGAATATCCCTTAATAAGGATTCTGAAGAACTTTGATTAGGATTTACTGAATAATTCTTTTTTTGTCATTGTGCAAAATACTTTTTTATTAATAATTCTAACTTAAAACCCCAAACTAAATTAGGGGTCAAGTTGTGAACTTTTCTTTGATAATGTACAATGATGAGTTGGTCTTAATTTTTCGTTATAAATGTTGGCAAGAGAGTTCTAAAACGATGATGGGAAACAAAATAAAAGGCAGAGTTTCTATATAGAAATCCTGCCTTTGCTGTATGAATATTAATTAACTACTATTGAGGATAGCCTGGATTTTGAGTTAATTTCTTATTAAGATCTCTTTCTTTTTGTGGGATTGGATAGAGAATATTGTGATCTTCGTAATGACCTGTACGTACAACTACTTGCTTAGCGTCAGCATCTTGAGAGTAAAGAATACAAATCTTACCATCATCTCCTGCAACTGCAGAGGGCGAATCAACAAGTTTATAGCGCAAGCCAAGAATAGGGGCGTTAAGCACTTGTTTAGCAATTCCCCAACGACGAATGTGCCATTGACGTTGACCACCTTCTAAAGCAAATTCCACACGCCATTCGTTTTGAATACGTTCACGTAGATCTTTTTGTGTTGCGCAATAGGTTGGACTTGCCGAATTGGTGTTTTGTAGCTCTGGCATACCCACTCTTTTGCGAACAAGATTAACCGCATCGAAGGCAGATTGACTAAGACCATTTAGCTCGTTTTCTGCTTCTGCATAAGTAAGAAGAACCTCTGCATAGCGCAAAATCTTATAATCAGAATCCATATGCCAACCATCTGTCCGTGGATCTATTGTAGGATCGAGCCACTTTTGTTGGTTATATCCAGTTGCAGTAGCGTCTCCGTGTGTGCCAATACCTGTTGGGTGACAAGATTTCAAAGGTGCAGTTCTAAGAGTTTTGCCATACATAGTTTCCCCATCGTGTAGCACAGTTACTTCCAAACGTGGGTCTCTTTTAGCAAATGGATTTGTTGGATCGTAGATAGTAGACTTGCTGATAGGTGCTCCGTTGATATCTTCAAAAGCGTCAACAAGGCTTTGTGTAGGGTTGATACCACCCCATCCCTGAGTTGGAAATGCTTCCCAACCAATGAGATACCAGTCTGATTTGTTGGCTAGGAATTGACGTTTAAGAATGGTTTCTTTACAATTTGCATCGGTTGCACTCCAGAATAACTCCTTATAACGACCAGTGTTGCCAGAATCCCACAATTCATATACGCCTAAATCCATCACTGCTTTAGCGGCATCTCTTGCCACTTTCCAGTCGTTTTGACTAAGAGCTGCACGAGCTTTCATTGCCAATGCACCTCCTTTAGTGATGCGAGCATCATCTGCACCGCTCCATTCTTTAGGAAGATTAGCCGCAGCAAAGTCGAAATCTTCAAGAATATGCTTGTACACTTCAGCTTTAGGTGTGCGTGTAATGTTCTCTTGGTCGCTTAGTTTTAGTGGCGAATCGGTATAGGGAACATCACCAAACTGTCTGATAAGTTGAAAGTATTGATAAGCTCTAAAGAATCTTGCTTGTGCCAAGATAGTATTCTTTTGGGCATCAGTCATACTGGTTATATTAGGTGTGTTAAGAATAATAATGTTCGCATTGCGTATCGTTTCATAATTACTCTTCCAGCTAAAGTCTTGTGGGTCATACACACCTTTTGCCAAATTACCTTCAGCCCATTTAATACCATGTACGGCATCATCAGAGTTTATAGCTTCATCAGTAAGACCAACTATACCCTCACTATCCCATTCTGGGGCGCAAGTATATAGTTTGTTCACTGCTTTAGTGGCATCGTCGTTGTTCTGCCAACCATTTTTTGAAGCAATTTCGTCAATTGGAAATCTGTCTAAATCAGCGCAAGAAAATAAACTTGTGCCAATAAATGCAGCTATAATATATAAAGATGTCTTTTTCATAACGTTGAGAATGTTAGAATGTTACTTTTAATCCTAATGTCACTTTCTTGATGTTTGAGTAGAAGTTACCACGTGTATCAGATGGAGATTCTGGGTCGATACCATCTAAATGGTCGAAAGTAAGTAGGTTTTCTCCTGATAGATACACTTTAACTCTTTCAATACCGAGCTTCTTTGTTACGGCTTGAGGTATGTTATAGCCTAATGTAATGTTCTTTAAACGAACGTAAGAAGCATCTTGAAGCCAGAAAGAAGATGTAGCAAAGTTTGTTTGAGAGTTACGAGTTACACGTGGATAGGTGGCATTGTGGTGAGTAGGAGTCCATCTGTCGAGGTGGCGTTTCAACACTTTTCCACTGTTAAAGAACGAATAAGCAGATTCCATTATGTAGTAAGCATCAACGTCGAAGGCTCCTTGCCATAGCATAGACATATCAAAATCTTTATAGAAGAGCGAGATATTAAGACCTGTAGTCCAGCTTGGGAAGTTCTTTCCGATAACTTGTCGGTCTGCAGCTGTTATATTATTGTCTCCTTCAGTCAAGTTTTTATATCTGATATCTCCAAGCTGTTCGCCGCCAGTTCGTTTAGGTCCGGCTGCAAGTTCTTCTTTAGTATTGAAGAAACCATCAGCAACATAGCCATAGAAAGAACCAATAGCATAACCTTCTTTGAACCAATATTTGTCATTATCTGGGTCGGGTCCGTCTGTACCTTTCAAGTTTGTGATCTTATTTTTCACATAAGAAAGATTCAAATTAACCGAATAACGGAAGTCTTTTCCAATCTTATTATTGTGATAAACATTAAGGTCAAAACCAGTGTTTTCAACGCTACCTGCATTTTGATAAGGTGCCTCTACACCGAGAACTCCTTGAATTGGAAGACGAAGAAGCATGTCGTTCGTACGTTTCTTGTATAGGTCTAGCTCAAAACCAACCTTGTTTTGCAAGAAACCAGCTTCGATACCAAGTTCGTAGTTGGTTACAGTTGCCCAAGTAAGATTATCGTTTACATAGCGAGATTCAAACATACTTGTTGTTAGTGTATTACCAATTACAGATGTTCCGTATGCGAAAGTGCTTACAGTTGGATAAACATCGTCTTCTTTAAGCTCAACATTACCAGTCTTACCCCAACCAAGTCTGAGCTTAAGATTACTAATCCAGTCTACTTTATCTTTAATAAAAGACTCCTCAGAAGCTCTCCATGCTAATGAAACTGCAGGGAAATAACCCCATCTGTGTTCTTTCTTAAATACAGAAGAACCATCTGAACGCAAGTTAAACTCGAAGAGGTACTTATCGTCATAGTCGTATTGTAGACGACCGAAGTATGAACATTGAATCTTATCCAATCCATTATCTTCGTTCTTTTGACTCTTAGAATCAAGCGCATCTAATGCCTCTTGCAAATCATTAGAGCCACCACCTTTGCGACTTGTCTTTGTATATCGATAGGTATAATCCACCTTTTCATATCCAAGAAGGGCATTCACGGTGTGGTGTCTTGCAAAAGTTTTGAGATAGTTGGCAAGGAATTGAGTTGTATACCAGTTCCAATTATAATAGTTGTGTTGTCCTTCTCTATCACCAGTGTTGGCAATATTGTTTCCACTTCCATATTCATAGTGAGCCTTAAAGCGTCTATAATCCTGCGCATCATGGCGTATGTTGTAGAGAGCCTTTAAGCTTAAACCTGAAATAGGACGTATTTCTGCATAAGCAGAGCCAAAGAACTGACTATTATAAATAGTGGTCTTACCTGTTGCATAACCTTGAACTGCAACGGGGTTGTTCATACTATTATAATTAAAAGTACCATCTTCGTTGTATATTTTGTAGGTTGGAGGGATACGATTCACATAATGCATCAATGAAGCAGAGCCTTCGTAGTTGTCGTTTGTGATGTCTCTGTAAGCCGAAGCGTTAAGACCTATCGACAACCATTTGCTTACTTTTGAATCGATATTCATTCTTCCATTGAAACGTTTGTAGTTTCTTGCTCGGGTTAAACCATCTTGATAGACGTAACCAACAGATCCCATGTAAGATGTATTCTGTGAACCTCCAGACAAAGAGACGTTGTGTTGAGTTTCTATTGCCGACTTCTTAAATACCTCTTTATACCAATCTGTATTCGGATGTCCTATTGGATCACTTCCATCTCTATACTTTTGAATGTCTTCATCGCTAAAAGGTTGAGCTGCATTAGGGTTCTCATTCTTTGTAGCTTCGTTGAAAAGCATAGCATAATCGGCTGCTCCTAAGAAATTAAGGTGAGCTGTTGGACTTGTTGAAGAAACCATACCAGAATAGTCAATACGTGCTTTTTGATTGTTTTGACCTTTCTTTGTGGTGATAACAATAACACCATTCGCAGCCTGAACACCATAGATTGCAGCCGAAGCAGCATCTTTTAAGACAGAGATAGACTCGATGTCTTGTGGGTCGATGTTATTCATTGAACCAGGAACTCCGTCGACAATGGTTAGAGGAGCAGCTGCATTGATAGAGTTTTTACCACGAATTGTGAGGCTACCTGTTTGCGAACCAGGTTCTCCAGAACGTTGAATTGCAGTTACACCAGCCATAGTTCCAGCCAAAGCAGCAGAGACACTTGATACAGGGCGACTTTCTAATTTCTCTGAATTGATTGATGCAACAGAACCTGTTAGGTTGGCTTTCTTTTGCACACCATAACCAATTACAACCACTTCGTTGAGCGATTGTTGGTCTTCTCGTAAGATAATGTCGTAAGTTGTTTGATTTCCTTTAACTTTAAAGGCTTGAGGAGAGTATCCGATGTACACCACTTTGATAGTTGTACCCGGTGCTACTGAAATAGAGAAACGGCCGTTTACGTCGGTAATCGCACCAGTTTTATCTCCATTTAGTTCACTGATCGAAGCACCAATAATAGGCATTCCGTTCTCATCTTTAACCGTTCCCGAAATGGTTTGGGTTTGTTTCTGCTCATTGCTAACACTATTTTTGTTAAGCGATGCAAATGAGTTGATGGGCGCAAAGGCTAATAACCCTGCAGTTAAGGCTATTAAGCGTGCACTGCTTTGATGCGGGATAGTCCGCTTTTGTCTAGGTTCCATAATTCAATGAGTTTGTATAGATTGTAAAAAATATTAGCAAAAGGTTTTTAATGTTTATTTTTTTATTTGTAATCTTAGGCTGTGAAGATAGTGAAAGAATTGAATTTGTAAATAAATTTCGTCTGTTTTTCTTCCGTTTTAACAATAATAATATTTTAATTTGTCTTTTTTACATTGTGTGCGTAGCGCAATTCTTGGATAAGGTGTAAACTTATAAAAAGTAAAAGAATTATTTTTGTCTATTAATAACATTGATATTGCACTGCAATTGCAGTGCTTTTAGGGTATAATATCAATGCTTTTGTATGGAAAACGGAAACGAGTTCTCAACTCATTGCAAATCAATGGGGTAGAGAACTCGTTGAAATAAATGTTTATCTTCATCGAAGCGACGAAGCATCAACATTAATAATATGGTTGATAAACGTTTTGATTTTAGTCGATAAAACGCTTAGTGATGTTGTGATATTCGTCTATTCGACGGTCACGAAGGAAGGGCCACCAGCGTCTAACCTGCTCACTTCTTTGTAAATCGACTTCAACAATGGTGCATTCTTCTTCTGTTTCAGATGCACGATAAATAAATTCGCCTTGCGATCCCGCAACAAATGAGCTTCCCCAGAAGGTAATTCCTTGTGTTTGTTGTGATGGATCGGGTTCGAATCCTACACGATTTACTGCGATAACAGGCAATCCATTAGCCACAGCATGACCTCTTTGAACTGTTGTCCATGCCTCTCTCTGGCGTTGTTTCTCTTCTTCTGCATCGCTACTTTCATAACCAATAGCAGTGGGGTAGATTAATAATTCGGCTCCATTCAATGCCATTAAGCGTGCAGCTTCAGGGTACCATTGATCCCAACACACTAAAATTCCGAGCTTACCCAATGATGTTTGGATTGGAGCAAAGCCCAAATCGCCAGGTGTAAAGTAGAACTTTTCATAGTAAGCAGGGTCGTCTGGAATATGCATCTTGCGGTATTTGCCAGCAATACTACCATCTTTTTCAATCACAACAGCAGTGTTATGATATAGTCCTGCCGCTCTTTTCTCGAATAATGAGGTTACAATCACGACATTATTTGCTGCTGCAATCTCGCTAAAAAAAGCGGTAGAAGGACCAGGAATGGGTTCTGCTAAATCGAAGTTGTCTACAGTTTCAAGCTGACAAAAATAAAGACTATTATGCAATTCTTGTAGAACAATGAGCTGAGCACCTTGCTTTGCAAGTTGTTCGATGCCCTTTTTCAAGCGTTGCATGTTGTCGTTTATATCGTTAGTGTTGTGTTGTTGAATGAAACCAACCTTTATTTTATTTTGCATTATCGTTGTTTTTAGGATGTTATTGATTAGAGAATACCTTCTGCTTCTTGTGGAATCTGCATCGTTAGGCAATGCAATGAGCCATGTTGCTCGATGACAATTTGAGCGTCTATACTAATAATTTCTCTGTCAGGAAACGCCTCTTGCAACACTTCTGCAGCCTTTTTGTCGTTCTCTGGCTGATTATATGTAGGCAAAATAACGGCATTGTTGATGATGAGGAAATTGGCATAGGTAGCAGGAAGACGTTGGTTTTCGTCGTTGTAGATAGCCTTTGTCATTGGTAACTCAAGCAAACGATAAGGTTTATTGTCGAGTGTTTTAAGTGCAAAAAGTTGTTCTTTAAGAGCCTTAAAGTCGTTGTATTGCTCATCGTTTGTATCTTCACAACCCACGTAAACAATGGTGTTGTTAGGCGCAATGCGCACAATTGTGTCGATATGTCCATCGGTGTCGTCGCCAATTAGTTCGCCATGGTCTAACCAAACCACACGTTTTGCATTGAAAAAGTGAATGAGTTGTTCTTCAATCTCTTGCTTAGTAAGAGGCTGATTGCGGTTAGGTGCCAACAAACAAGTGCTTGTTGTAAAGATAGTTCCTTCGCCATCGCTTTCAATAGAACCGCCTTCTAAAACAAAATGATTGCAGTCTTGCCACTTACCTTTTATAATATTGCTGTCGCAAAGATATTGATTGATAGCGTTATCATATTGCGATTCGAACTTCTTTCCCCAGCCATTGAACTGAAAATCCATGTAAACAGGTTGGACAGAACCATCGTTTTGCTCTTCAAGAAGGGTGATAAAGCCATGATCTCGTGCCCAAGTGTCGTTTGTTTTACATTCAACTACCGTTACGTTCTGCATCAATTGTGGGCCTAACTCATCGTTAAGCATTTGCAAAACCTCTTCTTTCTGCTGAGCAACAACCAGCACTTTCTCGTATTTTGCAATGGCTTTAGCCAACGAAAGCAATGTTTTGTTAATCTCATTGAGGTATGGACGCCAGTCGGTTTCAGCGTGTGCCCATGTCAACATCACACCTTTTTGAGGATACCATTCAGCAGGTAACACTCTATTTTGTTGTTCGTTCTGTATCATTTGGTGCAAAGTTATACATAATAATGATAGGAAATAGAAAAATAAAGAATAAATTTATTCATTTAATAAATAGGTGAAAAAAAACTACTAACTTTGTAACTCTAGAGTAAAAGAATATCAGAATGAAGCTAGAATTAAAAGATATACCTTTCGAAACCATAGACTCTACGTCCTCGTTTAGCTTGTCTTTCACCGTAGAAGAACAAGAATTGGTGAGCATCTACACCACCAATGCCAGTGAAATGGGGTGCTTGTTTGATTATATTTTGGGCTTTAAGCCTTATAAATCGGGGTATATCAGTATAGATGGAGCCGTTGTTGATAGCCAGTCTGCAGCCTATTTTCGGCAGAACTTAGCTTTTATTCCAACCCATTTTTGCGAGTATAAAGAGAGTGTTATAGACCTTTTTCAATTGCATTTAAAAGCAAACGACAACAAAGAAGCTCATTGTAAAGAGCAATTGAAATATCTTTTGAAAGAAATAGGCATAGATAAAGAAATCCTAAAACAAAAATATTGCAGTTTAACTCCATTCGAACAGCAAGTAATACTCTTATGCTTTTCGATTATTTCGCCCAAAGATTTAGTGCTAATAGATCATCTCTGGTGTGACGAGGAGGGTGAAGAACAAACCATTCTTCAATATCTTTTAAATAAAATAAGAGAGCAGGGAAGTGGCATTTTAGCTGTAACAAGCAACGAAACGATTGCCAACAACGGAACAAAACGAATCAATTTATAAATAATTGAGCATTGAAGTAGATTGAAAAGAACGATATAACAGAATTAAAACGATAGGCTCTTAGGGCATATCTAAAGTAAAATAAGAACATAATAAATATATGACACTATCTTTTTTTAGTTGCTTTTTTATCATAATATTGTTGTTCCTTCCTATTTATATATTATATAATATAGGTTCAACAAAGCAAAATAGAGTGTTTATTGCATTGCTAAAGATGGGTGTTGGTGCAGTTTTTATAGGCTTAGTGATATACTATGCTATGAAAATAAACAACACCTTTATCAACGTCCTTTTATCTCTTGTGGCTCCATTGTTAGCCACTTATGCTGCAACATTAAAGAAACAGCCTCACAGAAAGCATTTTTTTACCCCCTTGCTCATTGCCAATTGTGTTGTGTTGCTATTGCTTGTGTTGCCCGCTCATTATGCTTTATCGGGCGCAGACAACTTTTTTTCGGCACAATACCTCCTTCCTTTGTTACCAATAACCTATTGTTCGGTAGCGGTTACTACAGCAAAAGGAATAAACGCTTATGCTAATGGACTGCTAAATGATGGTAAGTTATACTATTATTTACAAGCAAATGGAGCCTCTCACAATACTTCTATACGCTATTTGTTGCGTCGTGCTATCGAAAAGGCTACAATAATGAACCTTAAACCCTTATGCCTTGTGGTTTCGGGAACCGCTCCTTGGGTGTTGTGCATTATGATAATGTGTGGTATAGGCATTGGAGAAGCCCTCGTTGCACAGGTGGTTTGTATTCTTCTTGCATTCGCTTCGTCTATCGTGTCGTTGTTTATTTGCTTAACCCTATCGCAAAAATATAC
This genomic window contains:
- a CDS encoding agmatine deiminase family protein is translated as MIQNEQQNRVLPAEWYPQKGVMLTWAHAETDWRPYLNEINKTLLSLAKAIAKYEKVLVVAQQKEEVLQMLNDELGPQLMQNVTVVECKTNDTWARDHGFITLLEEQNDGSVQPVYMDFQFNGWGKKFESQYDNAINQYLCDSNIIKGKWQDCNHFVLEGGSIESDGEGTIFTTSTCLLAPNRNQPLTKQEIEEQLIHFFNAKRVVWLDHGELIGDDTDGHIDTIVRIAPNNTIVYVGCEDTNDEQYNDFKALKEQLFALKTLDNKPYRLLELPMTKAIYNDENQRLPATYANFLIINNAVILPTYNQPENDKKAAEVLQEAFPDREIISIDAQIVIEQHGSLHCLTMQIPQEAEGIL
- a CDS encoding ATP-binding cassette domain-containing protein gives rise to the protein MKLELKDIPFETIDSTSSFSLSFTVEEQELVSIYTTNASEMGCLFDYILGFKPYKSGYISIDGAVVDSQSAAYFRQNLAFIPTHFCEYKESVIDLFQLHLKANDNKEAHCKEQLKYLLKEIGIDKEILKQKYCSLTPFEQQVILLCFSIISPKDLVLIDHLWCDEEGEEQTILQYLLNKIREQGSGILAVTSNETIANNGTKRINL
- a CDS encoding ABC transporter permease, which translates into the protein MTLSFFSCFFIIILLFLPIYILYNIGSTKQNRVFIALLKMGVGAVFIGLVIYYAMKINNTFINVLLSLVAPLLATYAATLKKQPHRKHFFTPLLIANCVVLLLLVLPAHYALSGADNFFSAQYLLPLLPITYCSVAVTTAKGINAYANGLLNDGKLYYYLQANGASHNTSIRYLLRRAIEKATIMNLKPLCLVVSGTAPWVLCIMIMCGIGIGEALVAQVVCILLAFASSIVSLFICLTLSQKYTFDPYQQFKQ